A region of Nocardioides alkalitolerans DNA encodes the following proteins:
- a CDS encoding dihydrodipicolinate synthase family protein translates to MSTTAVAPAERATSPGGPRVLLPRRDGSLDPLTLGAPGEWTDHPGAYASREVFAAAHVAADPFGDNTPGSPAAIDWDATLAFRHELFRYGFGVAEAMDTAQRGMGLDWAGTQELVRRSAEQARSVGARIASGAGTDHRDDLATLEDVLAAYLEQVAFVEGCGSQVIVMASRRLAAVARHADDYAHVVGAVLGQVAEPVVLHWLGEAFDPLLRGYWGSTDVAEATATFLALVHEHADRIDGVKVSLLSAEHERGLRAALPAGVRLYTGDDFNYPELIRGDGTHHSDALLGAFAAVAPAASAALAALDAGDTAGYDAAMAPTLPLSRHLFEAPTFHYKTGIAFLAWLNGHQRGSTMIGGLHAGRDAVHLARVLELADAAGLLRDPDVAAVRWGAYLRTVGVDA, encoded by the coding sequence GTGAGCACGACGGCGGTCGCTCCGGCGGAGCGGGCGACGAGCCCCGGCGGGCCCCGTGTGCTGCTCCCGCGGCGGGACGGCTCGCTCGACCCGCTGACGCTCGGCGCGCCGGGGGAGTGGACCGACCACCCGGGGGCCTACGCGTCCCGGGAGGTGTTCGCCGCCGCCCACGTCGCCGCCGACCCGTTCGGCGACAACACGCCGGGTTCGCCGGCCGCCATCGACTGGGACGCGACCCTCGCGTTCCGCCACGAGCTGTTCCGCTACGGCTTCGGCGTCGCCGAGGCCATGGACACCGCGCAGCGCGGCATGGGCCTCGACTGGGCGGGCACGCAGGAGCTCGTACGGCGATCGGCCGAGCAGGCACGCAGCGTCGGGGCGCGGATCGCCTCGGGCGCCGGCACCGACCACCGCGACGACCTCGCCACGCTCGAGGACGTGCTCGCGGCGTACCTGGAGCAGGTCGCCTTCGTCGAGGGCTGCGGGTCGCAGGTCATCGTCATGGCGTCGCGCCGGCTGGCCGCCGTCGCGCGGCACGCCGACGACTACGCCCACGTGGTCGGCGCCGTGCTGGGCCAGGTCGCGGAGCCCGTCGTGCTGCACTGGCTGGGCGAGGCCTTCGACCCCCTGCTGCGGGGCTACTGGGGGAGCACCGACGTCGCGGAGGCGACGGCAACGTTCCTCGCGCTCGTCCACGAGCACGCGGACCGGATCGACGGCGTGAAGGTCTCCCTCCTCTCGGCCGAGCACGAGCGCGGCCTGCGCGCGGCGCTGCCCGCAGGCGTCCGCCTCTACACGGGCGACGACTTCAACTACCCCGAGCTCATCCGCGGCGACGGCACCCACCACTCCGACGCGCTGCTCGGCGCGTTCGCCGCCGTCGCGCCGGCCGCGTCGGCTGCCCTGGCGGCGCTCGACGCCGGCGACACGGCGGGGTACGACGCGGCCATGGCCCCGACCCTGCCGCTGTCGCGCCACCTGTTCGAGGCGCCGACGTTCCACTACAAGACGGGCATCGCCTTCCTGGCCTGGCTCAACGGGCACCAGCGCGGCTCCACGATGATCGGTGGTCTCCACGCCGGTCGCGACGCGGTCCACCTGGCCCGCGTGCTCGAGCTCGCCGACGCGGCCGGGCTCCTGCGCGACCCGGACGTCGCCGCCGTGCGGTGGGGCGCCTACCTGCGCACCGTCGGGGTGGACGCGTGA
- a CDS encoding Gfo/Idh/MocA family oxidoreductase, which yields MTVHTRRIIMNGVTGRMGYRQHLLRSILAIRDDGGLLLPDGDRIQVEPVLVGRSAEKLQALAAQHGVADWTTDLDEALADDTATIYFDAQVTSERKKAILKALSVGKHVYTEKPLAESVDEGLEIAEAGAAAGTVNGVVHDKIFLPGFVKLKRLIDGGFFGRVLSVRGEFGYWVFEGDWQPAQRPSWNYRAQDGGGMVLDMFCHWNYVFEHLFGRVDAVMAKAVTHIPERWDEQGRRYDATADDAAYGLFEIGDTIVSMNSSWATRVERKELVELHVDGTHGSAVAGLFGCRIQPRERTPKPVWNPDLPTDLDFRAQWDEVPDNQEFSNGFRAQWETYLADVHHGRPHAWDFMSAVRGLELVDAGLTSSAEGRRVVLETRTS from the coding sequence ATGACCGTCCACACCCGCCGCATCATCATGAACGGCGTCACCGGCCGCATGGGCTACCGGCAGCACCTCCTCCGCTCCATCCTCGCCATCCGCGACGACGGTGGGCTGCTCCTCCCCGACGGGGACCGCATCCAGGTCGAGCCGGTGCTCGTCGGACGCAGCGCGGAGAAGCTGCAGGCGCTCGCCGCGCAGCACGGCGTCGCCGACTGGACCACCGACCTCGACGAGGCGCTGGCCGACGACACCGCCACCATCTACTTCGACGCCCAGGTCACCTCCGAGCGCAAGAAGGCCATCCTCAAGGCCCTCTCGGTCGGCAAGCACGTCTACACGGAGAAGCCCCTCGCGGAGAGCGTCGACGAGGGCCTCGAGATCGCCGAGGCCGGTGCGGCTGCCGGCACCGTCAACGGCGTCGTGCACGACAAGATCTTCCTGCCCGGGTTCGTGAAGCTGAAGCGGCTCATCGACGGCGGGTTCTTCGGTCGGGTCCTGTCGGTGCGCGGCGAGTTCGGCTACTGGGTCTTCGAGGGCGATTGGCAGCCCGCGCAGCGCCCGAGCTGGAACTACCGCGCCCAGGACGGCGGCGGCATGGTGCTCGACATGTTCTGCCACTGGAACTACGTCTTCGAGCACCTCTTCGGCCGCGTCGACGCGGTGATGGCCAAGGCCGTCACGCACATCCCCGAGCGCTGGGACGAGCAGGGCCGACGCTACGACGCCACGGCGGACGACGCGGCGTACGGGCTCTTCGAGATCGGCGACACGATCGTGTCGATGAACTCCTCGTGGGCGACGCGCGTCGAGCGCAAGGAGCTCGTCGAGCTCCACGTCGACGGCACGCACGGCTCGGCGGTAGCCGGCCTCTTCGGCTGCCGCATCCAGCCGCGCGAACGCACCCCGAAGCCCGTGTGGAACCCCGACCTGCCCACCGACCTCGACTTCCGGGCGCAGTGGGACGAGGTGCCCGACAACCAGGAGTTCTCCAACGGCTTCCGGGCGCAGTGGGAGACCTACCTCGCGGACGTGCACCACGGCCGTCCGCACGCCTGGGACTTCATGTCGGCGGTCCGCGGGCTCGAGCTCGTCGACGCGGGCCTGACGTCGTCGGCCGAGGGCCGGCGCGTCGTCCTCGAGACGAGGACGTCGTGA
- a CDS encoding ABC transporter ATP-binding protein: MSDAPRPLLELIDVEAGYGRAALVLRGLTVRVPAASIVCLVGPNGAGKSTVLKVASGMLTPRSGRILVDGQDVTRNGPQDMIRAGLSHVLQGHSVFKEMTVAENVGLGAYTVRDKALVQERVDFVKTLFPIVAERWNDLAGALSGGQQKQVEFARSLMVSPKVVLLDEPSMGLDPKRTSTMFEQVVRMRDAGIAVLIVEQNARRALETADIGCVLDLGTVHITGPAPDLLADPRLAELYLGGRPAVATGP, encoded by the coding sequence GTGTCTGACGCCCCCCGCCCGCTGCTCGAGCTGATCGACGTCGAGGCCGGCTACGGCCGGGCCGCCCTCGTGCTCCGCGGCCTCACCGTGCGGGTGCCCGCCGCGAGCATCGTATGCCTCGTCGGTCCCAACGGCGCCGGCAAGTCCACCGTCCTCAAGGTCGCGAGCGGGATGCTCACGCCCCGGTCCGGCCGGATCCTGGTCGACGGTCAGGACGTCACCCGCAACGGCCCGCAGGACATGATCCGGGCCGGCCTCTCCCACGTGCTGCAGGGCCACTCCGTCTTCAAGGAGATGACCGTCGCGGAGAACGTCGGGCTGGGCGCCTACACGGTGCGCGACAAGGCGCTCGTGCAGGAACGCGTCGACTTCGTGAAGACGCTCTTCCCGATCGTCGCCGAGCGCTGGAACGACCTCGCCGGCGCCCTGTCGGGAGGCCAGCAGAAGCAGGTCGAGTTCGCCCGCTCGCTCATGGTCAGCCCGAAGGTGGTGCTGCTCGACGAGCCCAGCATGGGCCTCGACCCGAAGCGCACCTCCACGATGTTCGAGCAGGTCGTGCGCATGCGCGACGCCGGCATCGCCGTGCTCATCGTCGAGCAGAACGCCCGCCGCGCCCTCGAGACCGCCGACATCGGCTGCGTCCTCGACCTCGGCACCGTCCACATCACGGGGCCCGCCCCTGACCTGCTGGCCGACCCGCGCCTCGCCGAGCTCTACCTCGGCGGACGGCCCGCGGTCGCCACCGGTCCCTGA
- a CDS encoding ABC transporter ATP-binding protein has protein sequence MTETAAGPTDATGTFVPSLATRGLTKSFGGVRAIDGADVTFHRGKINALIGPNGSGKTTFFNCVTGMIKPDAGTVTLEGRDITAKPPHRIAAAGIGRSFQLCRIFPRLTVLENMLVGVRSPSVLHRLAGSRNDADIAKARELLRRVGIDHLEQSEARDISYGQQKLLELAGVLMVDPDTIMLDEPAGGVNPALIGRIGTLVRELNAEGRTFVIVEHNMDMVMSLSDHVVVFDRGRPIAEGPPSVVQHDPRVLEAYLGV, from the coding sequence ATGACCGAGACCGCCGCCGGGCCCACGGACGCCACCGGCACGTTCGTCCCCTCGCTGGCCACCCGCGGCCTCACGAAGAGCTTCGGCGGCGTGCGGGCCATCGACGGCGCCGACGTCACCTTCCACCGCGGCAAGATCAACGCGCTGATCGGACCCAACGGCTCCGGCAAGACGACGTTCTTCAACTGCGTGACCGGCATGATCAAGCCCGACGCCGGCACGGTGACCCTCGAGGGCCGCGACATCACGGCGAAGCCGCCGCACCGCATCGCGGCGGCCGGCATCGGACGCAGCTTCCAGCTGTGCCGCATCTTCCCGCGGCTCACGGTGCTGGAGAACATGCTCGTCGGCGTCCGCTCCCCGTCGGTGCTCCACCGGCTGGCGGGCTCCCGCAACGACGCCGACATCGCGAAGGCGCGGGAGCTGCTGCGCCGGGTCGGCATCGACCACCTCGAGCAGTCCGAGGCCCGCGACATCTCCTACGGCCAGCAGAAGCTGCTCGAGCTGGCCGGGGTGCTCATGGTCGATCCCGACACGATCATGCTCGACGAACCGGCCGGCGGCGTGAACCCGGCGCTCATCGGGCGCATCGGGACGCTGGTCCGCGAGCTCAACGCGGAGGGCCGCACCTTCGTCATCGTCGAGCACAACATGGACATGGTCATGAGCCTGTCCGACCACGTCGTGGTCTTCGACCGCGGTCGCCCCATCGCGGAGGGACCGCCCTCCGTCGTCCAGCACGACCCCCGAGTCCTGGAGGCCTACCTTGGTGTCTGA
- a CDS encoding branched-chain amino acid ABC transporter permease: MPSASDTTSAAPAATTTSGRSTFDRVLLGARIVVLAAVAVLVLTFPSLAADPFILSVGVVIASYAALAVSWNFVGGFTGYISLGHAAYSGLGGYATALLITRADLNPWVALVVGAVVVGVLAVPIGIASLRVRGASFVIVSIALVLILLLVAQSWASLTGGAQGLRVPRPFGEDVLRPEQHERFFYLHVAFVAVALLLWWAIDRSRFGMGLKAIREDEDKAQALGVPTGAYKLTVFVISAFMTAMAGGLYALWFGYLDPIFQFSILIGSYMVLMSLLGGIRSLFGPVLGAVVVGYSLEFFKVHYGDSQFHLVALGLLLAVVVLFMPDGVLPAIGSLVDRFRPDQRTSIREMTAEELLEHNQRLERSEATPVATPHERDLETVPSTEEKR, translated from the coding sequence TTGCCCAGCGCTTCTGACACCACCTCGGCGGCTCCGGCCGCGACCACGACCTCCGGTCGGTCCACCTTCGACCGGGTCCTCCTCGGCGCGCGCATCGTCGTGCTGGCGGCGGTGGCGGTCCTCGTCCTGACGTTCCCGTCGCTGGCGGCGGACCCGTTCATCCTGTCGGTGGGCGTCGTCATCGCCAGCTATGCCGCCCTCGCGGTCTCGTGGAACTTCGTCGGCGGCTTCACCGGCTACATCTCGCTCGGTCACGCGGCGTACTCGGGTCTCGGCGGCTACGCCACCGCGCTCCTCATCACGCGGGCCGACCTCAACCCCTGGGTCGCCCTGGTCGTGGGCGCCGTCGTCGTCGGCGTGCTCGCCGTGCCGATCGGCATCGCGTCGTTGCGGGTGCGGGGCGCCTCGTTCGTCATCGTCTCGATCGCCCTCGTGCTGATCCTGCTGCTCGTGGCCCAGTCGTGGGCCTCGCTCACCGGGGGCGCCCAGGGCCTGCGGGTGCCGCGACCGTTCGGCGAGGACGTGCTCCGCCCCGAGCAGCACGAGCGGTTCTTCTACCTCCACGTCGCCTTCGTGGCGGTCGCGCTCCTGCTGTGGTGGGCCATCGACCGGTCGCGGTTCGGCATGGGGCTCAAGGCCATCCGCGAGGACGAGGACAAGGCCCAGGCGCTCGGCGTGCCCACGGGGGCCTACAAGCTGACGGTGTTCGTCATCTCGGCCTTCATGACGGCGATGGCGGGCGGGCTCTATGCCCTGTGGTTCGGCTACCTCGACCCGATCTTCCAGTTCTCGATCCTCATCGGTTCCTACATGGTGCTGATGAGCCTGCTGGGCGGCATCCGGAGCCTCTTCGGTCCCGTGCTGGGCGCCGTCGTCGTGGGCTACTCGCTGGAGTTCTTCAAGGTGCACTACGGCGACTCGCAGTTCCACCTCGTCGCCCTCGGCCTGCTGCTCGCGGTCGTGGTGCTCTTCATGCCCGACGGCGTGCTCCCCGCCATCGGGTCGCTGGTCGACCGGTTCCGCCCCGACCAGCGCACCTCCATCCGCGAGATGACGGCGGAGGAGCTCCTCGAGCACAACCAGCGGCTCGAGCGCAGCGAGGCGACCCCGGTTGCCACCCCGCACGAGCGCGACCTGGAGACCGTCCCGTCCACGGAGGAGAAGCGATGA